The following DNA comes from Antricoccus suffuscus.
CGGGGTTGTCTCCCTCGATCTATCTCGTCTCGATCGCGTTCTGGAGATCGATCCCGTGAATCGAGCCGCACGGATCCAGGCCGGCGCGTTTGGTCCCGCCTTGGAGGACCAGCTGCGGCCGGACGGCTACACGCTGCGGCACTATCCGCAGAGCTTCGAGTTCTCGACGCTGGGCGGCTGGCTTGCTACCCGATCCGGCGGTCATTACGCGACGCTACACACCCATATCGACGATTTCGTCGAGTCGATGCGGGTCGTCACCCCGGTGGGGATCAGCGAGTCGTGGCGTCTGCCAGGCTCCGGCGCCGGGCCTTCGCCGGATCGGCTTTTCCTGGGTTCGGAGGGCGCGCTCGGCGTGATCACCGAAGCCTGGATGCGCATTCAACAGCGTCCGCAGTTTCGCCGTTCGGTCTCGGCTGTCTTTGCCGAGGCCACCCGCGCGCTCGCCGCGGTCCGGGAGATTGCTCAGTCCGGACTGAACCCCGCCAACTGCCGACTGCTCGACCCGGGTGAGGCGGCGATGTCTGGGACGTCCGGCGACGGTCAGTGGGTCCTGGTGCTTGGCGTCGAATCTGCTCACCATCCGGTCGACGACGCGCTCAATCTGCTTGTGGAGATCGCGCGTGCGCACGGTGGAACTGTGGCGACACTTGCGCCTTCGGCGGTCAGTGCATCCGAGGCGAAGCCCGAAACCCGGGACCAGGCCGCCGCGAACTGGCGGTCGGCGTTCTTGCGCATGCCGTACGCGCGTGACGGGCTGGCCCGGATGAGCGGAATCGTCGAGACCTTTGAGACGGCCACGACCTGGGACCGCATCGAGGCGCTCTACGACGACGTCACTACCGAGATGGGCGAGGTTATCGCGAAGGTTACCGGCGCTCCCGGCCGGGTGAACTGCCGCCTGACCCACGTGTATCCCGATGGCCCGGCGCCGTATTTCAGCGTCATGGCCACCGGGCGCCGCGGCTCCGAGGCGGCCATGTGGGACGACATCAAGGCGGCCGCGATGGATATCCTCACTCGGCACCGGGCCACGGTGACTCACCATCACGCGGTAGGCCGCGACCACCGGCCGGGCTACGACCGACAGCGCCCCGACGTATTCGCCGCGGCTCTCACCGCGTCGAAGGCTGCGCTGGACCCCGCCGGCATCCTCAACCCGGGGGTCTTACTGCCCGCGCCGAAACGCTAAGGCCATGGAGCCGACCAGTGGCCTAGGAGAAGGCGTTCTGGCCGGTGATCAGCTGACCGAGCACGAGCGTGTGCACCTCTTCGGTGCCCTCGTAGGTCAGCACCGACTCGAGGTTATTGGCGTGTCGCATCAGCGGGTATTCGTGGCTGATGCCGTTGCCACCCAGAATCGTGCGGGCGGTCCGCGCGGCGTCGATCGACACGCGCACGTTGTTGAGCTTGCCGAAGCTCACCTGCTCCGGCGCCAGCCCAGCGTCGCTGTCCTTGAGCCGCCCGAGGTGCAGCGCCAGCAGCTCACCCTTGGCGAGATCCATGGCCATCTTGACCAGTTTCTGCTGAGTGAGCTGGAACCCGCCGATCGGCTTGCCGAACTGGATCCGCGATGCGGCGTAGTCACGTGCCGTCTCGTAGCAGGAGCGACCCGCGCCGAGCGCGCCGAACAGGATGCCGAACCGGGCCTCGCTGAGGCATGACAGCGGGCCACGCAGGCCCTTGACCTCGGGGAGTACGGCGTCGGCGGGCAGACGCAGGTTGTCGAAGACCAGCTCGCCGGTCTTGCTCATCCGTAGAGAGCCCTTGTGCTTGATCTCGTTGGCGGTGAATCCGGGGGTATCGGTCGGTACGACGAAACCGCGTACTCCCTCTTCGGTATCGGCCCAGACGACCGCGACGTCGGCGATCGGTCCGTTGGTAATCCACATCTTCGCGCCGTTGATGATCCAGTCACTGCCGTCCTTCTTGGCGCGCGTGGACATGTGGCCTGGGTCCGAACCGTGGTCGGGTTCGGTCAGCCCGAAGCAGCCGATCTTCTTGCCGGCCGCCATATCGGGCAGCCACTGCTGCTTCTGCTCTTCACTGCCGTACTTCCAGATCGGGAACATCGCGAGCGAGCCCTGCACCGAGACGAACGACCGGAGACCGGAGTCGCCTGCCTCGAGCTCGCGGCAGGCCAGGCCATAGGAGACCGCGTTGGTTCCGGCGCACCCGTAGCCCTCGAGGTGCATGCCCAGCAGTCCCATCTCGCCCAGCGTGGGGATGATCTCGTCGGGGAAGGTCCCGTCCTCAAACCACTGCCCGGCATGCGGGGTGATCTCTGACTCGACGTACTTGCGCACTGTGTCGGTTATCGCCCGCTCCTCTTCGCTGAGCATCGAACGGACGCCGAGAAGGTCGGTGGGGCTAGGCGCTGCTGCGCGCGGTGAGTTGCTCATGGTGGGCTCCTTGTTGCTGTTGCCGGGTGCTTCGCTGCTCAATAATCGAACGCCGGACGGCGGGCGCGACGATTCGGGCAGGCCCACAGTACCGCTTGCGCGCGACGACATATTAATTAAGTGTGGACGGGGCACACGCGGGCACGTGGGGACCTATACGATAGTGCGCGACCCCTCGTGCGGCGTCATCCTGTGAACCTCCCCAGGGCCGGAAGGCAGCAAGGATAAGCGGGCTCTGTCGGGTGTGCGAGGGGTCCCTTATCGTTTGGGACCGATTTGTGTGGGCCGCCGTCGCGGTCGCTCCAACTGAACTGTGACATGAGGTGGCACATGGGCCTGGCGCTGTATCGCAAATATCGCCCTGCGACGTTTGCTGAGGTCGTTGGCCAGGAGCACGTCACCGAACCGCTGATGACCGCCGTCGAATCCGGTCGTATCAACCACGCCTATCTCTTCTCCGGTCCACGTGGCTGCGGCAAGACGTCGTCGGCGCGCATCCTCGCCCGGTCGCTCAACTGTGAGCAGGGTCCGACGAGTACGCCGTGCGGTACCTGTCAGTCGTGCATCGATCTCGCGCCTGACGGTTCGGGCAATATCGATGTCATCGAGATCGATGCGGCCAGTCACGGTGGCGTTGACGACGCGCGTGACCTGCGCGAACGCGCATTTCAACTGCCGGTCGCGTCGCGCTACAAGATCTACATCATCGACGAAGCGCACATGGTCTCCAACCAAGGATTCAACGCGTTGCTCAAGGTCGTCGAAGAGCCGCCAGACTCGGTCGTGTTCATCTTCGCCACGACCGAACCGGACAAGGTGCTGCCGACGATCCGATCGCGCACGCACCACTATCCATTCCGGCTCGTGCCGCCTCCGGCGATGCGGACACTGCTGGAGAAGAACTGCGAGTCCGAGGGGATCACCGCACAGAATGCTGTGATCCCGCTCGTCGTACGTGCCGGCGGCGGGTCGGTGCGCGACTCGCAGTCGCTGCTGGACCAGTTGATCTCGGGCGCTGGTCCGGACGGAATCACCTATGAGTCGGCACTTGCGCTGCTCGGTGTCACCGATGCGGCACTGCTCGACGACATGATCGAGGCGATCGCCGCCGTTGATGGTGCGACCGTCTTCGGTACCGTCAACCGGCTCGTCGACGCCGGGCACGATCCGCGACGGTTTGGCGCGGACCTGCTGGACCGGCTGCGAGACTTAATCCTGATGGCCGCCGTACCGGACGCCGGGCCCAAGGGTCTGATCGACGCGCCCGGAGACCAGGTCGAACGGATGGCGGACCAGGCCGATCGGATCGGATTGTCGACGCTGTCCCGGCTCGCCGACATCGTGCACGTCGGGCTGACTGAGATGCGCGGTACGACGACTCCGCGGCTCGGACTCGAGCTGATCTGTGCGCGGATGCTGCTCCCGCAGGCCAGTGGTGACGGTGGTGCGCTAGTGCAGCGCGTCGACCGACTCGAGCGCCGGATGAGTATCGGCGGCGGTCAGGCCGCGGCGGATTCTCTCCCTGCTCGCGAGCAGGGCGCGCCGACCGCCGGGCCGCGGTCCGAACGCCCGGCGCCTCGTCGTCCTGGAGAACCATCGCCGCGCGAACGTGCGCAAGCCGCGCTCGCCCAGGAGCGCGCCACCTCGACGCCGGCGCCTGCTGTATCTGCGCCCCCTGGACCCGCAGCCCCTCCTGAACCCGCCGCAGCCACTGAATCCGTCGCCGCTGAACAGAAGCCCTCCGCCGAACCAGCTCGTGCGGCCAGCCCCGCGCCGTCAGCGCATCCCGTCGAACGGCGCGCACGGTCGGCCGAAAAGGCGCCCGACAACGGGGGATGGGCGGTACCGGGTGTGACGAACCCGGGGACTGCGGACTGGCCCGAGGTGGTCGCGCCCGGCTCGGGCGGCAAGAAAACCGTCTCGGAGAAGCCCAGCCCGGATGTAAACACGACGCCGGCAACTCGGACCGCGCAAGCCGACGTACCGGTGGCGCCCGCGACTGCGCCCGCGCCGACGGCCGAGCCCGCATCCTCGCGCGTCGCTCCAGCTGCATCGCGTCCCGTTACCACCGAGCAGGCCGGCCCGGACCAACCGGCGCAGCCGCCATGGGACAGCGAGCCGGAGGAGTCCCGGGGTAGTCAGCCGGTGTCGACGACTCGATCTGCGTCCCCGCCGCAGCGCCCGCAGTCGGTTGCCGGCGGCGACTTCGACGTCGCCGAGCTGCGGCGACAGTGGCCGACGATCGTCGACGCGCTGAAGAAGCACAGCCGCGCGGTCGCCGCTCTCGTCGAGGCCGCTACGGCGTCGTCGGTCGATGGTGGCACGCTGACGGTGATCACGCCGCCCGGGCTCGTACGACGGCTGTCTGATCCTTCTCAGCATGGTCCGCTGAGCGCCGTACTCGAAGAAGTCCTGGGTGTCACCTGGGACATCAAGGTCGTCGCCCGTGACGATGTGGGGCGGGCGCCTGCAGAGCCGGAGCCGGAGGACGAGTCCGAGTCGGACCCGGACGACCAAGTCATTGACCGGCCGACCGCCGCGTCGGTTGACCCCGAGTCCGCAGCGATGGCGCTTCTGCAAGAGCAGCTAGGTGCCAAGGTCATGGACGAGTAACCGACAAGTACTCAGTTGGCAATCAGTGGGCGGGCTTTGGACGGCGCCAGGACGTGGAGAGTGATTGCGCAAGCACGAGAGGAAGCAATTAGCCGGCCCAACTAAGCACCGGTGGTCAGGTCCTCTGCGTCGACCTTGCTCGCGGTGCCAGGCCGCGGGCCGGGCCCGTTGAGCACGAGGATGTCGATCTGCCCCACCTCGGTGACCGCCGCGTCATACAGCTTGCGGGCGCCGTCGACGCTGCTCAGGTCGGCCTCGATGCCGACGCAGCCGGGGTACGCCGCCGCCTCAGCAGCCGCCGTCTCGCCACGCTCGCCGCTGAACACGACCCGGCGCCTGGTACCTGCCGCGCAGCCGAGACACGTTCGCCGACCAGCACTCGATCAACGCGACGGCCAGATGACTGTTAGCGGCCTGTTGGTACCGGATCGTTACCAACGGCGTATTTACAGGTATTTGTTTCGTGTTGCAGGATTCTGGATTAGTCGACGCAGCTGTGGCGTCCCTCTTTTGTCGGAGTTCCCCAGTTGCCTCGCCGTATACGCCTGTCTCTACGTGTCCTTATCGCCGTATACGCCTGTCTCTACGTGTCCTTATCGCCGTACTATCGACGGCCCTGTTCGTGTCGGTGGCGCAGATTCCCGCCCACGCGGCGCCGCCGAGTAGCCCGCCCGCGCCGCCGGCGGTGACGGTGGACCCGCTCGCGCCGGGCGGCGGGGCGCAGGCCACGCCGCCGCCCGCGACGGAGTCGGGGGATTTCTCCAACCCGCCCGCGGACTCGGTGGTCCCGCCGGAACCTCCGGCGGCGCCGCCGGCGAAGACCGGATATGACGAGGCGTCATCGAAGTTGACCAGCCAGAGCGCGTCGCAGGATATCTACACCAACACCGATGGCACGACCACGGTGAAGCAGTACACCGAGGCGGTGAACGCGGTCGATGCGAAGACCGGGAAATGGGTCGACGCGGACCCCACGCTGACCAAGGCCACCAGCAGCGACCTGTCCCCGGCCGCGGACGACGTCAGCGGCGTGAAAGACCAGAGCGCGGCGTTGAAGGCCAAGCAGCACAGCCTGCATCCGGTGTTCGGCGTGGACGCCTCCGGTGGGACGCTGTCGGCCTCGACCAATGGCGTGAGTGTGAAAGTGACGCCAGTGAAGGCGCCGTCGTCGTCGAAGGTGAAGAAGGACTCCGCGACGCAGGTGACGTACCCGGCCGCGGCCTCGGGCTCGGACCTGACCTACGACGTGAGCACCGGGACGGTGAAGGAGTCCATCGTGCTGGATGCTGCGCCGGGCGAGTCCGGTGCGGCGGCGTGGTCGTTTTGGCTGGATATCGATGGTGGGTCCGACCCGGCTATTACCGACCTGGGTGCGGTGGAGGTCCTCGATACGGATGGGGAGGTCGCGTTCGGGATCCCGGTGCCGTACGTGTTCGACTCCTCCGCGCAGGAGGGCGTGCACGAGGCCGAGGACACCAACGGGCACTACGTCCTCGAGCAGGTCGGGAAGCGGTGGAAGCTGACCGTGCAGGTGGACCGGGCCTGGTTGAACGACCCGGCGCTGGTGTATCCGGTGATGGTCGATCCGACTCTCGGCGGCGTGGGGTATGACGCGGCACTGTCGATCGCTAGTGACGGCACCATCGTGCAGGGCGGACCGATGA
Coding sequences within:
- a CDS encoding FAD-binding oxidoreductase, with the protein product MGNQRTRSWWGWGWEDAAFSDEECLAYGARMPGLASAPYPVPDARALDLAAPRTKAPQSLQPLMSDAPLDRASHTYGKAYRDVIRALRGQLDAAPDLVAYPSDEADVVNVLDWATTAEVAVVPFGGGSSVVGGVEFSGEGYAGVVSLDLSRLDRVLEIDPVNRAARIQAGAFGPALEDQLRPDGYTLRHYPQSFEFSTLGGWLATRSGGHYATLHTHIDDFVESMRVVTPVGISESWRLPGSGAGPSPDRLFLGSEGALGVITEAWMRIQQRPQFRRSVSAVFAEATRALAAVREIAQSGLNPANCRLLDPGEAAMSGTSGDGQWVLVLGVESAHHPVDDALNLLVEIARAHGGTVATLAPSAVSASEAKPETRDQAAANWRSAFLRMPYARDGLARMSGIVETFETATTWDRIEALYDDVTTEMGEVIAKVTGAPGRVNCRLTHVYPDGPAPYFSVMATGRRGSEAAMWDDIKAAAMDILTRHRATVTHHHAVGRDHRPGYDRQRPDVFAAALTASKAALDPAGILNPGVLLPAPKR
- a CDS encoding DNA polymerase III subunit gamma and tau — protein: MGLALYRKYRPATFAEVVGQEHVTEPLMTAVESGRINHAYLFSGPRGCGKTSSARILARSLNCEQGPTSTPCGTCQSCIDLAPDGSGNIDVIEIDAASHGGVDDARDLRERAFQLPVASRYKIYIIDEAHMVSNQGFNALLKVVEEPPDSVVFIFATTEPDKVLPTIRSRTHHYPFRLVPPPAMRTLLEKNCESEGITAQNAVIPLVVRAGGGSVRDSQSLLDQLISGAGPDGITYESALALLGVTDAALLDDMIEAIAAVDGATVFGTVNRLVDAGHDPRRFGADLLDRLRDLILMAAVPDAGPKGLIDAPGDQVERMADQADRIGLSTLSRLADIVHVGLTEMRGTTTPRLGLELICARMLLPQASGDGGALVQRVDRLERRMSIGGGQAAADSLPAREQGAPTAGPRSERPAPRRPGEPSPRERAQAALAQERATSTPAPAVSAPPGPAAPPEPAAATESVAAEQKPSAEPARAASPAPSAHPVERRARSAEKAPDNGGWAVPGVTNPGTADWPEVVAPGSGGKKTVSEKPSPDVNTTPATRTAQADVPVAPATAPAPTAEPASSRVAPAASRPVTTEQAGPDQPAQPPWDSEPEESRGSQPVSTTRSASPPQRPQSVAGGDFDVAELRRQWPTIVDALKKHSRAVAALVEAATASSVDGGTLTVITPPGLVRRLSDPSQHGPLSAVLEEVLGVTWDIKVVARDDVGRAPAEPEPEDESESDPDDQVIDRPTAASVDPESAAMALLQEQLGAKVMDE
- a CDS encoding acyl-CoA dehydrogenase family protein, with protein sequence MSNSPRAAAPSPTDLLGVRSMLSEEERAITDTVRKYVESEITPHAGQWFEDGTFPDEIIPTLGEMGLLGMHLEGYGCAGTNAVSYGLACRELEAGDSGLRSFVSVQGSLAMFPIWKYGSEEQKQQWLPDMAAGKKIGCFGLTEPDHGSDPGHMSTRAKKDGSDWIINGAKMWITNGPIADVAVVWADTEEGVRGFVVPTDTPGFTANEIKHKGSLRMSKTGELVFDNLRLPADAVLPEVKGLRGPLSCLSEARFGILFGALGAGRSCYETARDYAASRIQFGKPIGGFQLTQQKLVKMAMDLAKGELLALHLGRLKDSDAGLAPEQVSFGKLNNVRVSIDAARTARTILGGNGISHEYPLMRHANNLESVLTYEGTEEVHTLVLGQLITGQNAFS